Proteins encoded within one genomic window of Rubritalea squalenifaciens DSM 18772:
- a CDS encoding tetratricopeptide repeat protein, translated as MEDTPTPIAEIDHGPSKFEVFLEENQKKLIILAVAVFLGVLAYVFFSGYGEMQEQQASAKMQTGEYQATIQEYPGTKSAAAATIFLADEKAQSSNQEGIDQLQGFGTQFTDYPGTPSATVRLGLRLLDEGKTDEAEAQLSSVLDSEEAAYIAPLAKLALGDIALKNGNKEKAKTLYTEVSKLDQDGSTEAIDTFSGFISQAKARLNLMNAKAPREVQPKPAVTPAAPEADKAEPAEQPATPEANEQPQEEKAADTEQADTPADADKNATPEENSTPEENQEKNSQVKP; from the coding sequence CGAAATCGATCACGGGCCATCCAAGTTCGAAGTATTTTTGGAAGAAAACCAGAAAAAACTCATCATCCTCGCGGTGGCAGTTTTCTTGGGCGTTCTTGCCTATGTATTCTTCAGCGGATACGGTGAAATGCAAGAGCAGCAGGCTAGCGCCAAAATGCAGACTGGCGAATATCAAGCCACTATCCAGGAATACCCGGGCACTAAGTCAGCAGCAGCAGCCACGATCTTCCTTGCCGATGAAAAGGCGCAAAGTTCTAACCAAGAAGGCATTGACCAACTCCAAGGCTTTGGAACTCAGTTCACCGACTATCCAGGCACACCATCTGCCACAGTGAGACTCGGACTGAGACTTCTTGACGAAGGCAAGACTGACGAGGCCGAGGCTCAGCTGAGCTCCGTTCTCGACTCCGAGGAAGCTGCCTACATCGCTCCTCTTGCCAAACTCGCCCTGGGCGACATCGCCCTCAAGAACGGAAACAAAGAAAAGGCCAAGACACTTTACACTGAAGTTAGCAAACTCGACCAAGACGGCTCCACTGAAGCTATCGACACATTTAGCGGCTTCATTTCACAAGCCAAAGCGCGTCTCAACCTGATGAACGCTAAGGCTCCCAGAGAAGTTCAGCCTAAGCCAGCCGTGACTCCGGCAGCTCCAGAAGCTGACAAAGCTGAGCCCGCTGAACAGCCTGCCACACCAGAAGCCAACGAGCAGCCACAAGAAGAAAAAGCTGCCGATACAGAGCAAGCAGACACTCCCGCAGATGCCGATAAAAACGCAACTCCGGAAGAAAATAGTACTCCAGAAGAAAATCAGGAAAAAAATTCACAAGTGAAGCCGTAG
- a CDS encoding YcxB family protein produces MKDFIRIETNFNGTTQHGAYMQHLLHRWKWWLLVRALVCFAAILTGVLWYAPGAEGKSNLIAAFLITVGCFGFVRPMVWQMWHERQLRKHPAYAGKVVYKFDREGVDMKGKAGAAKVEWSAFLEVVQRKKGLLIYQDKKQYIWIPATEFEDGDMEAIVQLFEASKR; encoded by the coding sequence ATGAAGGACTTCATCCGCATTGAGACAAACTTTAACGGCACGACCCAGCATGGTGCTTACATGCAGCACCTGCTACATCGCTGGAAGTGGTGGTTACTTGTCAGGGCGCTGGTGTGCTTTGCTGCCATTCTTACTGGTGTGCTCTGGTATGCTCCTGGGGCTGAGGGTAAATCCAATCTGATTGCCGCTTTTCTCATCACAGTGGGGTGTTTTGGCTTTGTCAGGCCCATGGTGTGGCAGATGTGGCATGAGCGCCAATTGCGTAAGCATCCAGCCTATGCCGGGAAAGTAGTCTACAAGTTTGATCGCGAAGGTGTGGATATGAAAGGTAAAGCGGGTGCTGCCAAGGTGGAGTGGAGTGCTTTCCTAGAGGTAGTTCAGCGCAAGAAGGGACTATTGATTTATCAGGACAAAAAGCAATATATCTGGATTCCTGCTACCGAATTTGAAGACGGGGACATGGAGGCAATTGTGCAGCTCTTTGAGGCAAGCAAGCGCTAG
- a CDS encoding sigma-54-dependent transcriptional regulator — protein MSADTQERTLLLVDPDHDYLDWATKHLEADDVRILRCDNADNALKVCQKTNVELVIADIAIQPFDGIQLLTQLRASNPDILVILTAGFPGTPQIINATQQGAHDIIRKESLTFELRSVVESAWQVIENRRSAGEHKQTVPETTGRLQVIGVSRAFQDVFKTVGRVARTDAPVLIYGESGTGKELVANAIHEYSPRRGKEMVALNCGAIPDNLLESELFGHEKGSFTGAAARRQGRFEQCDGGTLFLDEIGDMPLPVQVKLLRVLQEGTFSRVGGNETLSSDVRIVAATNKNLAEEVQAGRFREDLYYRLNVVELNLPPLRERKEDIPLLAEFFLRKITRKNGMARLRLSGEAIALLQSHHWPGNVRELENTMARAAALATSDVLLGDDIPLGRSLQKQADVRTILGQLLASAPEDTDIPEWINKRLIDYALEVSEGDISKAAKTLNTDKSFFSKKD, from the coding sequence ATGTCCGCAGACACCCAAGAACGCACACTCCTTCTCGTAGACCCAGACCACGATTATCTCGACTGGGCCACGAAACATTTGGAGGCGGACGACGTACGCATCCTCCGCTGTGATAATGCGGACAACGCACTCAAGGTTTGCCAGAAGACTAACGTAGAGCTCGTCATTGCAGACATCGCGATCCAGCCATTTGACGGCATCCAGCTGCTCACCCAGTTGCGTGCCTCCAATCCAGACATCTTGGTCATCCTCACCGCAGGCTTCCCTGGCACTCCACAGATCATCAATGCCACCCAGCAAGGTGCACATGACATCATCCGTAAAGAGTCACTCACCTTCGAGTTAAGAAGTGTGGTCGAGTCCGCCTGGCAGGTTATCGAAAACCGTCGCTCAGCAGGCGAACACAAGCAAACCGTGCCGGAAACTACTGGCCGCCTTCAAGTGATCGGTGTTTCACGTGCTTTTCAAGACGTCTTCAAGACTGTCGGCCGCGTAGCTCGTACAGACGCTCCCGTCCTGATCTATGGTGAAAGTGGCACGGGTAAGGAACTCGTGGCCAACGCCATTCACGAGTACAGCCCTCGCCGAGGCAAGGAAATGGTCGCACTGAACTGCGGCGCCATCCCAGACAATCTCTTGGAGTCAGAACTCTTCGGCCACGAGAAGGGCTCCTTCACGGGTGCCGCCGCCCGCCGCCAAGGCCGCTTCGAGCAATGCGATGGGGGCACCCTTTTCCTGGACGAAATTGGCGACATGCCTCTCCCCGTCCAGGTAAAGCTGCTTCGTGTGCTGCAGGAAGGAACCTTCTCACGCGTGGGCGGAAACGAGACTCTCAGCAGTGACGTGAGAATCGTCGCCGCCACGAACAAGAACTTAGCCGAGGAAGTACAGGCCGGTCGTTTCCGTGAAGATCTTTATTACCGCCTAAACGTCGTGGAGCTCAACTTGCCACCACTCCGTGAGCGTAAAGAAGACATCCCTCTTCTCGCTGAATTTTTCCTCCGCAAAATCACGCGTAAGAATGGCATGGCCCGCCTCCGTCTGTCCGGGGAAGCGATCGCCCTGCTCCAGTCCCATCATTGGCCGGGTAACGTGCGTGAACTGGAAAACACCATGGCTCGAGCAGCAGCCCTGGCCACCTCAGACGTCCTGCTAGGTGACGACATCCCTCTGGGTCGTTCACTCCAAAAGCAAGCAGATGTGCGCACCATACTTGGTCAGCTGCTCGCCTCTGCACCGGAAGACACAGACATCCCGGAATGGATCAACAAGCGCTTGATCGATTATGCCTTGGAAGTCTCTGAAGGCGACATCTCTAAAGCGGCCAAGACTCTCAACACAGACAAGTCCTTCTTCTCCAAGAAAGACTAA
- a CDS encoding isoprenyl transferase encodes MSQTKSMPTDSSIQVTPSPLQVPEHVAIIMDGNGRWANQRGLPRAAGHRAGAESVRRAVEACKRYHIKYLTLYAFSSENWKRPESEIKALMSLLQRFLKEKTKEMVKQNVRLRTIGRIDMLPEDTRKQLDKALKQTENNTELTVTLALSYGSREEIVDATKAIAKDVAGGKLDPDTIDNATFKNYLYAPDQPDPDLLIRTSGELRLSNFLLWQLSYAEIFVLDKFWPDFNEEDMHAAVQEYSKRHRRFGAI; translated from the coding sequence ATGAGCCAGACTAAATCCATGCCCACTGACTCCTCCATTCAAGTGACTCCCTCACCTCTTCAGGTACCGGAGCACGTAGCCATCATTATGGACGGCAACGGTCGCTGGGCAAACCAGCGCGGCCTTCCACGTGCAGCGGGCCACCGTGCCGGCGCCGAATCAGTCCGCAGAGCCGTTGAAGCCTGCAAGCGCTACCACATCAAATACCTTACTCTCTATGCATTTTCCTCGGAAAACTGGAAACGCCCGGAGTCTGAGATCAAAGCCCTCATGAGTCTGCTGCAGCGCTTCCTCAAGGAGAAGACTAAGGAGATGGTTAAACAGAATGTCCGCCTCCGCACCATTGGTCGCATCGACATGCTCCCGGAAGACACCAGGAAACAACTCGATAAAGCACTGAAGCAAACCGAGAACAATACGGAGCTCACCGTGACTCTAGCACTCTCCTATGGTTCCAGAGAAGAAATCGTCGATGCCACCAAGGCCATTGCCAAAGATGTGGCCGGCGGCAAACTCGATCCGGACACTATCGACAACGCGACTTTCAAAAACTACCTCTACGCCCCCGACCAACCCGACCCAGATCTCCTCATCCGCACCTCTGGAGAGCTAAGACTCTCTAACTTCCTTCTCTGGCAGCTCAGCTATGCCGAAATCTTTGTCCTGGACAAGTTCTGGCCAGATTTCAACGAGGAAGACATGCACGCCGCAGTGCAAGAGTACTCCAAACGCCACCGCAGATTCGGTGCGATTTAA
- a CDS encoding ROK family protein, with protein MNIEPKVTPVLDEGFVPAVLWNAAYREQVAADAGATELKIAVGRLDGTVFRKDVQILSHEGENVALNLKYVERLVKFMLWAQGGCTVYIAGNDDLAKALGDIYSETGARKFDWDIVGKGMFGQFIEVKAVSLDEIPEQNSPAAPLGRNLDGNRIGFDLGGSDRKCAAVVNGEVVFSTEIPWDPYFQEDPSYQREGIIDSLKKAAEHLPSVDAIGGSSAGVYINNEVRIASLFRGIKDKKVFEEVVVPMFKDIAGAEYPGVPFEVINDGEVTALAGSITMDTNSVLGVAMGTSEAVGYVDPQGNVTTQINELAFAPVDYRDGGPVDEWSGDEGCGVQFFCQQGVARLAPKAGFDFGDMPFPEQLVEVQKAMAEGDERARKIYETIGTCFGYAIAHYAEFYHIGTLIIMGRVTSGEGGQVMIDGAKKVLELEFPELAEQINITQPDEKMKRHGQAVAAASLPSIPKA; from the coding sequence ATGAATATCGAACCAAAAGTAACACCAGTCCTCGACGAGGGTTTCGTGCCTGCTGTCCTCTGGAACGCAGCCTATAGAGAACAAGTAGCAGCTGATGCTGGTGCTACCGAGCTCAAGATCGCAGTTGGCCGTCTCGATGGCACTGTGTTCCGTAAAGATGTCCAGATCCTCAGCCACGAAGGTGAGAATGTAGCTCTTAACCTCAAGTACGTAGAGCGTCTTGTTAAGTTCATGCTCTGGGCTCAGGGCGGTTGCACTGTCTACATCGCAGGTAACGACGACCTTGCTAAGGCTCTCGGTGATATCTACTCTGAGACTGGTGCTCGCAAGTTTGACTGGGACATCGTCGGTAAAGGCATGTTCGGCCAGTTCATCGAAGTGAAGGCAGTATCACTCGACGAAATTCCTGAGCAAAACAGCCCAGCAGCACCACTCGGCCGCAATCTTGACGGTAATCGCATCGGTTTCGACCTTGGTGGTTCCGACCGTAAGTGTGCCGCAGTTGTAAACGGTGAAGTTGTTTTCTCCACAGAAATCCCATGGGATCCATACTTCCAGGAAGATCCAAGCTACCAGCGTGAAGGTATCATTGATTCCCTCAAGAAGGCTGCTGAGCACCTTCCAAGCGTTGATGCCATCGGTGGTTCCTCCGCTGGTGTATACATCAACAACGAAGTGCGTATCGCTTCCCTGTTCCGTGGTATTAAGGACAAGAAGGTTTTTGAAGAGGTAGTTGTCCCAATGTTCAAGGACATCGCAGGTGCTGAGTACCCAGGCGTGCCTTTCGAAGTCATCAACGACGGTGAAGTGACCGCGCTTGCTGGTTCTATCACCATGGATACGAACTCCGTTCTCGGTGTAGCCATGGGTACTTCCGAGGCTGTTGGTTACGTAGACCCACAGGGTAACGTAACTACTCAGATCAACGAGCTTGCGTTCGCTCCAGTTGACTACCGCGACGGTGGTCCAGTGGACGAGTGGTCAGGCGACGAAGGCTGCGGCGTGCAGTTCTTCTGCCAGCAGGGTGTAGCCCGTCTTGCTCCTAAAGCAGGTTTCGACTTCGGTGACATGCCTTTCCCTGAGCAGCTTGTGGAAGTACAGAAGGCCATGGCTGAAGGTGACGAGCGTGCACGCAAGATCTACGAGACTATCGGTACTTGCTTCGGTTACGCGATCGCTCACTACGCTGAGTTCTACCACATCGGTACTCTCATCATCATGGGCCGTGTAACATCCGGTGAAGGTGGTCAGGTCATGATCGACGGAGCTAAGAAGGTTCTTGAGCTTGAGTTCCCTGAGCTTGCTGAGCAGATCAACATCACTCAGCCAGATGAGAAGATGAAGCGTCACGGCCAGGCTGTTGCTGCGGCATCTCTTCCATCCATTCCTAAGGCATAA
- a CDS encoding peptidylprolyl isomerase: protein MKSLLKLSFLLLMSAATHAAVEVNAIAAKVNGRVVTKNEVSFLLSPVRSYLTTKYPRETAEYYKELKKAKDKVLEELIERELAIHAFKEMKAQIPDHILDSEIRRKIRSDFNGSDSQFRDALKKQGISYNKFKDLTRRKLIVQAMRAQQFADIAPPTPTELRKEYNKIAPKLRDTSKDKCDFEKMYIPMIDQDNLAATPESQLKLAEDLIKQLKEGADFAELAKKHSKDAFAQDGGKQEDVARVDLNPGIAMMIFENPENTILGPLKDGRGYHIIRCTKQHLGPTPSLNDKQVRRVVESNVRREKSSARYERWITRLKRHAMIKRNM, encoded by the coding sequence ATGAAATCATTGCTAAAACTAAGCTTCCTCCTTCTCATGTCAGCCGCCACGCATGCGGCCGTTGAGGTCAATGCTATTGCAGCCAAAGTGAATGGCCGCGTGGTCACCAAGAACGAGGTATCTTTTCTTCTTTCCCCTGTGAGATCCTATCTCACCACTAAATACCCTCGCGAGACCGCCGAGTACTACAAAGAGCTTAAGAAAGCTAAAGATAAAGTTCTCGAAGAATTGATCGAACGCGAGCTAGCGATCCACGCCTTCAAAGAAATGAAGGCCCAGATCCCTGATCACATTCTCGATTCCGAAATCCGCCGCAAGATCCGCAGTGACTTCAATGGTAGCGATTCACAGTTCCGCGACGCCCTGAAGAAGCAAGGCATCAGCTACAACAAATTCAAGGATCTAACCCGCCGCAAACTTATTGTCCAGGCCATGCGCGCCCAGCAATTCGCCGATATTGCACCACCTACTCCCACGGAACTCCGTAAAGAGTACAACAAGATCGCACCTAAGCTCAGAGACACCTCCAAGGACAAATGCGATTTTGAGAAAATGTACATCCCGATGATTGATCAGGACAACCTTGCAGCGACTCCAGAGTCACAGCTCAAGCTTGCCGAAGATTTGATCAAACAACTCAAGGAAGGTGCTGACTTTGCCGAGCTCGCCAAGAAGCACTCCAAGGATGCCTTTGCTCAAGATGGCGGCAAGCAGGAAGATGTTGCCCGAGTTGACCTCAACCCAGGTATTGCGATGATGATCTTCGAGAATCCAGAGAATACAATTCTCGGGCCACTCAAAGACGGCCGAGGCTACCACATCATCCGCTGCACCAAACAACACCTTGGACCAACCCCTTCACTCAACGACAAGCAAGTACGCCGTGTTGTGGAGTCCAATGTACGCCGCGAAAAATCCTCTGCACGTTACGAGCGCTGGATCACCCGCCTCAAGCGTCACGCCATGATCAAGCGCAACATGTAG
- the nadA gene encoding quinolinate synthase NadA: protein MATTSIDLKEEILRLKKERNAVILAHNYQVGEIQDIADYVGDSLGLAYKAQETDCDVIAFCGVHFMAETAKILNPDKTVVLPDKDAGCSLEQSCPADQLEAFLKENAEKNYYVIAYINCSAGVKALCDVICTSGNAVKIVNNAPEDRPILFVPDANLGAWVMEQTGRKMDLWQGSCYVHVEFTRDSINKIKEEYPDALVVAHPECTTAVRLLADEVCSTEKMVDYCKNAPVKNIIVVTESGMLHRLQKEAPDKNLIAGPTDKCACNDCRYMKMNTMEKLRNCLRDLAPTVEMPEKVRARAEAPILRMLEQSK, encoded by the coding sequence ATGGCAACTACGTCCATCGACCTGAAAGAAGAAATCCTTCGCCTCAAGAAGGAGCGCAACGCCGTCATCCTGGCCCACAACTACCAAGTGGGAGAAATCCAGGACATCGCAGACTATGTAGGAGACTCCCTTGGCCTTGCCTATAAGGCGCAGGAAACCGATTGCGATGTAATCGCATTCTGCGGCGTTCATTTCATGGCCGAGACAGCCAAGATCCTCAACCCAGACAAGACAGTCGTTCTTCCTGACAAGGATGCTGGCTGCTCCCTCGAGCAGTCTTGCCCAGCCGATCAGCTTGAAGCCTTCCTTAAAGAGAATGCCGAGAAGAACTACTACGTAATCGCCTACATCAACTGCTCTGCTGGCGTGAAAGCTTTGTGCGACGTGATTTGCACCTCTGGAAACGCAGTCAAAATCGTCAATAACGCTCCAGAAGACCGACCAATCCTTTTCGTACCAGACGCCAACCTTGGCGCCTGGGTCATGGAGCAAACTGGCCGTAAAATGGATTTATGGCAGGGCTCATGTTACGTACACGTCGAGTTCACCCGCGACTCCATCAACAAGATCAAAGAAGAATATCCTGATGCACTTGTAGTCGCCCACCCTGAGTGCACTACAGCGGTTCGCCTCCTTGCTGACGAAGTCTGCTCCACGGAGAAGATGGTAGACTACTGCAAGAATGCCCCAGTAAAGAACATCATCGTGGTGACGGAATCCGGCATGCTGCACAGGCTGCAGAAGGAAGCACCAGACAAGAACTTGATCGCTGGACCAACTGACAAGTGCGCCTGCAACGACTGCCGCTACATGAAAATGAACACCATGGAAAAGCTTCGCAACTGCCTCAGAGACTTGGCTCCCACCGTGGAGATGCCTGAGAAAGTCCGAGCCAGAGCAGAGGCCCCGATCCTCAGAATGCTCGAGCAGTCCAAGTAA
- a CDS encoding bactofilin family protein has translation MSVFKKYISNQNEEGQQQSNAQAPASSQSTKPAESRAPQASAPAASSPAPSSSPAPRQTSTSQLAAGSGRNMLSSDVEIKGRVKFTNDLVVDGKIEGEIDSDGSLTVGENARVRAEIRTRSVVIYGKVHGNITVTDRVEIKANAELVGDIKAATLSIEAGAIFVGKSTVGAPSAGAATPSSSDKKDSSASSSKKDKLAAAS, from the coding sequence GTGTCAGTATTCAAAAAATATATCAGCAACCAGAACGAAGAGGGCCAGCAACAAAGCAACGCACAGGCGCCTGCTTCTTCTCAGTCTACCAAGCCCGCTGAGTCTCGTGCACCTCAGGCCAGTGCTCCAGCTGCTTCTTCACCTGCACCTAGCAGCAGCCCAGCTCCTCGCCAGACAAGCACTTCTCAACTCGCTGCTGGTAGTGGTCGTAACATGCTCAGCTCAGACGTTGAGATCAAAGGTCGCGTAAAATTCACCAATGATCTCGTGGTTGACGGCAAGATCGAAGGCGAAATCGACTCAGACGGCTCTCTTACCGTAGGCGAAAACGCTCGCGTCCGTGCAGAGATCCGCACTCGCTCAGTTGTCATCTACGGCAAGGTTCACGGCAATATCACCGTGACTGACCGTGTAGAGATCAAAGCCAACGCCGAACTCGTCGGCGACATCAAGGCCGCTACTCTCTCCATCGAAGCTGGAGCCATCTTTGTAGGTAAGTCAACTGTTGGCGCACCTAGCGCTGGCGCGGCTACACCAAGCAGCTCAGACAAGAAAGACTCGTCCGCCTCCTCATCAAAAAAGGACAAATTGGCCGCAGCGTCCTAG